In Lentilitoribacter sp. Alg239-R112, the following proteins share a genomic window:
- a CDS encoding UDP-N-acetylmuramoyl-L-alanyl-D-glutamate--2,6-diaminopimelate ligase, with amino-acid sequence MIELVGLKLTNPESHKSNPVIVGINTDSRKVKSGDVFFALSGSRAEGADFVADAISQGAIAIVCEDSSNIADSTVPVLRSENARLALARISAKFYPNQPRCIVAVTGTAGKTSVASFVRQIWEFAGDQAAMIGTTGVISPKGTEYGSLTTPDSVTLHKLLDQLAQDGVTHCSMEASSHGLDQYRLDGVELTAGAFTNLGRDHMDYHPTIEHYLDAKLELFRRVLPNGAPAVIFADDEYSQATISAAKAAGNNVHTVGRNGKYLTVKRVEQLRHSQRAEVMFDGQLFSLYLPLAGDFQLSNALVAAGLCISTGTSAESVFKALSQIKGAPGRLELIGKSKSGAPVYVDYAHKPDALEQVLSAVRPFTTGRIVLVFGCGGDRDKGKRPIMGEIAHRLSNISIVTDDNPRTENAAQIRSEILKAVPDAIEIEGRGEAIEQAVRMLKEGDTLVIAGKGHEEGQLVGDVTLPFSDHKEALKAIKGAY; translated from the coding sequence ATGATTGAATTGGTGGGTTTAAAACTTACCAATCCGGAGTCTCACAAATCAAATCCTGTTATTGTTGGAATTAATACAGATAGTCGTAAGGTTAAGTCCGGCGATGTCTTCTTTGCTCTATCCGGCAGTCGTGCAGAAGGTGCAGACTTTGTTGCTGATGCTATTTCGCAAGGTGCGATAGCGATTGTTTGCGAAGATAGCTCTAATATAGCTGATAGCACTGTTCCAGTGTTGCGTTCAGAGAATGCACGCCTTGCATTGGCGCGGATTTCAGCGAAATTTTATCCTAATCAGCCGCGTTGTATCGTGGCGGTAACTGGAACAGCGGGCAAGACATCAGTTGCTTCTTTCGTTCGCCAGATTTGGGAATTTGCAGGAGATCAGGCCGCGATGATCGGCACCACCGGAGTCATTTCTCCAAAGGGTACCGAATATGGTAGCTTAACGACGCCCGATTCAGTGACACTTCATAAACTGCTTGATCAACTGGCGCAGGATGGTGTTACCCATTGTTCTATGGAAGCTTCAAGTCATGGTCTTGATCAATATAGACTTGATGGGGTTGAGTTAACCGCAGGGGCGTTTACGAATTTAGGCCGTGATCATATGGATTATCACCCTACTATAGAGCATTATTTGGATGCGAAGCTTGAATTGTTCAGGCGTGTTTTACCAAATGGTGCTCCGGCAGTGATTTTTGCAGACGATGAATATTCGCAAGCAACCATTTCCGCGGCCAAGGCTGCCGGAAATAATGTGCACACCGTGGGGCGAAATGGCAAATATTTGACGGTTAAACGTGTTGAACAATTGCGCCATAGTCAACGAGCCGAAGTTATGTTTGATGGCCAATTGTTTTCATTATATTTGCCTTTGGCTGGTGATTTTCAACTTTCCAATGCGCTTGTAGCTGCTGGTTTATGTATCTCGACTGGTACATCGGCTGAGAGTGTGTTTAAGGCGCTTAGCCAGATTAAAGGGGCTCCCGGTCGGTTAGAGTTAATTGGTAAATCTAAGTCTGGTGCCCCTGTTTATGTCGATTATGCACATAAACCGGATGCACTTGAACAGGTGTTAAGCGCGGTTAGACCGTTTACCACTGGGCGTATTGTCTTAGTCTTTGGCTGCGGTGGTGATCGAGATAAGGGCAAACGCCCGATCATGGGAGAAATCGCGCACCGTTTATCTAACATCTCAATTGTGACAGATGATAACCCGCGTACAGAAAATGCTGCTCAAATTCGATCTGAGATTCTTAAAGCCGTGCCCGATGCCATTGAAATAGAAGGACGAGGCGAGGCCATAGAGCAAGCAGTTAGAATGCTGAAAGAGGGTGATACTTTGGTTATTGCAGGAAAAGGGCATGAAGAAGGACAACTTGTCGGAGATGTAACCTTGCCATTTTCGGATCATAAAGAAGCATTGAAGGCTATTAAGGGTGCTTACTGA
- a CDS encoding penicillin-binding protein 2 — MKLFRSTFSGLKNASPESAIVIDGNHKADANRGGNRVALAMIAFILVFATMGGRLIEYGLRSPETVSSIPPSNRLLASRPDLHDRNGEVLATDIRTVSLFAQPHKIIDPDEVVEQLALVLPDLDIKKTYRKLSSKSRFQWLQRQLTPGQQNAILARGIPGIGFRPEKRRFYPGGPTASHVVGHVNIDNVGIAGMEKFVDGQGLGDLALAGLTVDEALEPVQLSLDLRVQHVLRDELSAAMERYKAIATAGVVLDVHTGEVIALSSLPDYNPNDPVDALKKDRLNRMTAGAYEMGSTFKAFTTAMALDSGHVTMNSRFDARKPIRIGGFTISDFHGKKRVLSVPEIFIYSSNIGTAKMADVVGIEGHRDFLKRLGLLDRMKTELPEVARPSEPAKWKKINSVTISFGHGVATTPLQTAVAAAALMNGGKLISPTFLPRSREEADKVMRHVMTEKTSQSMRTLMRMNVEKGSGRNAEVEGYWVGGKTGTAEKVVNGRYSSKVRFNAFLSAFPIDDPQYVVLVIVDEPKPEEGKKYATAGTNAAPTVQAVIRRSAALLGVRPKFGKNGEALLQSY; from the coding sequence ATGAAATTATTCCGTTCAACATTTTCTGGATTAAAAAATGCATCTCCTGAAAGCGCTATCGTAATAGATGGAAATCATAAGGCAGATGCAAATCGTGGCGGTAATCGTGTCGCACTAGCTATGATAGCCTTCATCTTAGTATTTGCCACAATGGGTGGACGACTTATTGAGTATGGTCTTCGATCACCAGAGACAGTATCCTCCATTCCACCAAGCAATCGGCTTCTTGCCTCCCGCCCTGATCTTCATGATCGCAACGGGGAAGTATTGGCAACGGATATTCGAACTGTCTCTCTATTTGCACAACCACATAAAATTATTGATCCTGATGAAGTGGTGGAGCAGCTTGCATTGGTGTTGCCGGATCTTGATATCAAAAAAACATATCGGAAACTGTCGTCCAAATCCCGTTTTCAGTGGTTACAACGTCAGCTTACACCAGGCCAACAAAATGCGATTCTCGCTAGAGGGATTCCAGGGATTGGTTTTAGGCCAGAAAAGCGCCGCTTTTACCCTGGTGGTCCAACCGCTTCTCATGTTGTAGGGCATGTCAATATCGATAATGTTGGCATTGCGGGCATGGAGAAGTTTGTTGACGGGCAGGGACTTGGCGATCTAGCGCTCGCAGGGCTAACAGTGGATGAAGCTTTAGAACCTGTTCAATTATCATTGGATCTTCGTGTTCAGCACGTTTTGCGCGATGAGTTATCTGCGGCAATGGAGCGATATAAAGCAATTGCGACGGCAGGTGTTGTTCTCGATGTGCACACTGGAGAAGTGATTGCGCTATCTTCACTACCTGACTACAATCCGAATGATCCTGTTGATGCGCTGAAAAAAGATCGTTTGAACCGGATGACGGCGGGAGCCTATGAAATGGGCTCGACGTTCAAGGCATTTACCACTGCAATGGCACTTGATTCTGGTCATGTTACTATGAATAGTCGTTTTGATGCACGCAAGCCGATCCGCATCGGTGGTTTTACCATCTCTGATTTTCATGGAAAGAAACGTGTTCTGTCTGTTCCTGAAATCTTCATTTATTCGTCCAATATTGGCACCGCAAAAATGGCGGATGTTGTAGGTATCGAAGGTCATCGGGATTTCCTAAAACGTTTAGGCCTTCTTGATCGTATGAAAACGGAACTCCCAGAAGTTGCCAGACCTTCTGAGCCGGCAAAGTGGAAGAAAATCAACTCTGTCACCATTTCATTTGGCCATGGTGTGGCGACAACACCGTTGCAAACAGCTGTTGCGGCAGCTGCATTGATGAATGGCGGCAAACTTATTTCGCCAACATTTTTGCCAAGATCACGCGAAGAGGCCGACAAAGTTATGCGGCACGTGATGACCGAGAAGACCAGTCAATCTATGCGAACACTTATGCGTATGAATGTTGAAAAAGGGTCTGGACGCAATGCCGAGGTTGAAGGCTATTGGGTTGGTGGCAAAACGGGAACGGCTGAAAAAGTCGTCAATGGTCGGTATTCTTCGAAAGTAAGGTTTAATGCGTTTTTATCGGCGTTTCCAATTGATGATCCGCAATATGTTGTCCTGGTCATCGTTGATGAACCAAAGCCAGAAGAAGGCAAGAAATACGCAACCGCTGGTACAAATGCAGCTCCGACGGTACAAGCTGTCATCAGGCGCTCTGCTGCTCTTTTAGGTGTTCGCCCAAAATTCGGGAAAAACGGTGAAGCTTTACTTCAATCATACTAA